In Prunus dulcis chromosome 1, ALMONDv2, whole genome shotgun sequence, the following are encoded in one genomic region:
- the LOC117615967 gene encoding uncharacterized protein LOC117615967, protein MSGTSRGQVTITLGRGGQVVKRAVSGSDGSLSDSLPAAGTKRSVRDRLGGNVDGAFSHGSLHNSNKRQRGDYGVSSLNSNGFDDARIGKGDLRFKLMQKNAFRRAQSDDDQRHGDLREKLSKAVQRPSTGLDPRQRLPELKETGAMARIPSTRSADDLPHVDSLRNSYSPWTLDHLRRRSPDRVIVTSRGRSPQRTEELQRRPLNRAFDDVRSVPYMSKDVLDATRPANAAPFMSNPPLPPGSVKPVAPPPPHLSQLPPLSSIVQKSSYVGDEQQTVDGLLQTLGLGKYAIIFKAEEIDMTALKQMGENDLKELGIPMGPRKKILLAFLPRSKRPPAIR, encoded by the exons ATGTCAGGGACTTCGAGGGGCCAAGTTACCATTACGCTTGGGCGTGGTGGCCAG GTAGTGAAGAGGGCAGTTTCCGGGTCTGATGGTTCTTTATCTGATTCTCTGCCTGCAGCTGGGACCAAGCGGTCTGTTAGAGATAGGTTAGGAGGTAATGTAGATGGTGCCTTCTCGCATGGAAGCCTACACAACAGCAACAAACG CCAGCGAGGAGATTATGGTGTGTCAAGTTTGAACTCCAATGGTTTTGATG ATGCGCGCATTGGTAAAGGTGACCTCCGATTTAAACTCATGCAAAAGAATGCGTTTAGACGAGCTCAGAGTGATGATGATCAGAGGCATGGGGACCTTCGTGAGAAGCTTTCAAAGGCAGTTCAGCGACCTTCCACTGGCCTTGACCCACGGCAGCGCTTGCCCGAACTAAAGGAGACTGGTGCCATGGCTCGAATCCCTTCTACGAGAAGTGCAGATGATTTGCCGCATGTGGACTCGTTGAGAAATTCTTATTCCCCTTGGACACTGGACCATTTAAGACGAAGATCCCCAGATAGAGTTATAGTCACTTCTAGGGGCCGCTCCCCCCAGAGGACTGAAGAATTGCAGAGAAGGCCATTAAACAGGGCATTTGATGATGTCAGATCGGTTCCATATATGAGCAAAGATGTTCTAGATGCTACAAGGCCCGCAAATGCTGCTCCTTTCATGTCTAATCCTCCATTGCCTCCTGGATCTGTGAAGCCTGTGGCCCCACCTCCACCCCATTTGAGCCAACTTCCTCCACTGAGCAGCATTGTACAGAAAAGTTCATACGTG GGTGATGAACAACAGACTGTAGATGGCTTGCTACAGACGCTGGGGTTGGGAAAATATGCCATCATTTTTAAGGCAGAGGAA ATTGATATGACTGCATTGAAGCAGATGGGAGAAAATGATCTCAAAGAGCTGGGAATACCTATG GGACCAAGGAAGAAGATTCTTCTTGCTTTCTTGCCCCGTTCCAAGCGGCCACCGGCAATACGTTGA